From Bdellovibrio sp. KM01:
GCGTTCGCCAAACTTAGGCAGCATACGGCGCACTAAAAAACCTTGCGTGAAAATAATAATCAAACCGATGTAAGCAAAACCAAAGCTGACTTGTTTGATTGTCCATTGGAACTTGTCACCCATGAACAGAATCAACGTCGCTTCCATTCCCGACATCGCCAGAGAGGAAAGTAAGAAAACTGACATCAAGGCACCCACTGTTTTTATGTTCAAATAGTGCCACATAACAGAGAAGCGTTTTTTCTTAGCTGCTGATTCGCTTTTCTCTGATAAAGATTCTTTCAGGAATTTGATGCCGAAAAGGAAGTTTGCAAAACATAAAGCAGCAACCCAGCAAAATGAAAAAGAAGTATCAAAGTGCGGAGCCTCGTTGATGTGGTGACCCCAGACTGCAAGCAGACCACCCAGTGCCGGGCCCACAACGAAACCCAGGCCGAAAGCGGCGCCAATCAAAGCCATGCCTTTGGAGCGTTCGTGTTTGGGAGTGATATCGGAAATGTAAGCTGAAGCTGTGGAAAGACTTGCGCCAAAGAATCCAGCCAGTAAGCGCGCAACAAACAACCACTCAAGGCTGCGGGCCCAAGCAAACAAGATATAAGAAAGTCCCTCGCCCAAAAGGCAGAACAATAAAATCGGGCGGCGACCCATACGATCACTGAGGCGGCCCCAAAACGGAGAAAACAGAAACTGCATCAAAGAATAT
This genomic window contains:
- a CDS encoding MFS transporter — encoded protein: MTTTSNKSQLAIIFFTVFLYLVGFGVVIPIIPLLSKNFGATALQTGLLLSVYSLMQFLFSPFWGRLSDRMGRRPILLFCLLGEGLSYILFAWARSLEWLFVARLLAGFFGASLSTASAYISDITPKHERSKGMALIGAAFGLGFVVGPALGGLLAVWGHHINEAPHFDTSFSFCWVAALCFANFLFGIKFLKESLSEKSESAAKKKRFSVMWHYLNIKTVGALMSVFLLSSLAMSGMEATLILFMGDKFQWTIKQVSFGFAYIGLIIIFTQGFLVRRMLPKFGERQVLRVGLVCFAVGLTTIAISDTLFGMAIAMTLLSLGNGLSNPSVLGSISLLTDPKEQGAAMGVTQSMASLGRILGPAIGGALYGSVAMTAPFWVSGTLAFAALAIVIINFKLIPDHARVG